Proteins from a single region of Campylobacter sputorum:
- the nhaA gene encoding Na+/H+ antiporter NhaA, translated as MNLNIIKKIINNEATGGILIIIATILALIFQNTILSSFYSDFLRLKSGIVIGDYKIIKPIILWVNDGLMAIFFFYIGLEVKREILVGELSTPSKVALPVIGGIGGVIIPAMIFILLNLGDSFAIKGWAIPIVSDTAFAIGILLLLKSKFPPALKTFLLLLAIIDDVIAVVIIAVFYTSELSTLALVLATITTCFLAYFNFKRANSPLPYIILGLLLWLFFLESGVHSTVAGVITAFFIPLQTKNKTMLLNKIEHTLHPWVTFFIMPIFAFVNAGIALNLEAFKSLLHPVPIGIIIGLLVGKPLGIFVFSYAAIKFKITNLPKDTNYGQFFGLCVLTAIGASMSLFISSIAYEHSDIYNYADKLAILIASFIAAIAGYLIIKANATKEMYN; from the coding sequence TTGAACCTAAATATCATAAAAAAAATTATTAATAACGAAGCAACTGGTGGCATTTTGATAATAATAGCTACAATTTTAGCTCTAATTTTTCAAAATACAATTTTATCAAGTTTTTATAGTGATTTTTTAAGATTAAAATCTGGCATCGTAATAGGTGATTATAAGATAATAAAACCTATAATTTTATGGGTAAATGATGGATTGATGGCGATTTTTTTCTTCTACATTGGGCTTGAGGTTAAAAGAGAAATTTTAGTTGGAGAACTTAGCACTCCATCAAAAGTTGCACTTCCAGTAATTGGCGGAATCGGTGGCGTTATAATTCCTGCTATGATATTTATTTTACTAAATTTAGGCGATAGTTTTGCCATAAAAGGCTGGGCGATACCAATAGTTAGCGACACAGCATTTGCTATAGGTATTTTGCTACTTTTAAAATCAAAATTTCCACCAGCATTAAAGACTTTTTTGCTACTTCTTGCCATTATAGATGATGTTATTGCTGTTGTTATAATTGCGGTTTTTTACACTTCAGAGCTTTCTACTTTGGCACTTGTGTTAGCAACTATAACAACTTGTTTTCTTGCGTATTTTAACTTTAAAAGAGCAAATTCGCCACTTCCTTATATCATACTTGGGTTATTATTATGGTTATTTTTCTTAGAATCAGGTGTTCACTCTACAGTAGCTGGCGTAATTACAGCTTTTTTTATACCGCTACAAACCAAAAATAAAACTATGCTTTTAAATAAAATAGAACACACATTGCATCCTTGGGTTACATTTTTTATCATGCCTATATTTGCATTTGTAAATGCTGGAATTGCACTAAATTTAGAAGCATTTAAATCACTCTTACACCCTGTTCCAATAGGTATAATAATTGGTCTTTTAGTAGGAAAACCTCTTGGAATTTTTGTATTTAGCTATGCGGCTATAAAATTTAAAATTACAAATTTACCAAAAGATACAAATTATGGTCAGTTTTTTGGACTTTGTGTATTAACAGCAATTGGTGCAAGTATGAGTCTTTTTATCTCATCAATCGCCTACGAACATAGCGATATATACAATTATGCAGATAAATTAGCCATATTAATAGCATCGTTTATAGCTGCTATTGCTGGTTACTTGATAATAAAAGCAAATGCCACAAAAGAGATGTATAATTGA
- a CDS encoding DMT family transporter, translated as MQNLYISGVFYAFFGGIFWGFSGACGQYLFMYKNVDPVWLTGVRLLGAGICLFVLMIIKQKRDIFKIFTNKSSLFQLMIYSFFGLMLCQYTYYETIKHSNVAIATILQYTAPAMIMILACLWYKKLPSIKEFFALICASIGLFLIATHGNLDKLIIDIYPFTIGMISALCVVIYSISPININKKYGTLITLSWGLLISGIIFFVASNSYKVLQITDIYSFLGVCGVIFFGTILAFSFYMRGVDIIGPTKASMIASIEPISAMIFSYFWFGVKFVLLDYIGVFLILLCTILVSKK; from the coding sequence ATGCAAAATTTATATATTAGTGGCGTTTTTTACGCTTTTTTTGGCGGAATATTTTGGGGATTTTCTGGGGCTTGTGGTCAGTATCTTTTTATGTATAAAAATGTAGATCCAGTTTGGCTAACAGGAGTAAGACTGCTTGGTGCTGGAATTTGTCTTTTTGTTTTGATGATAATCAAGCAAAAAAGAGATATTTTTAAAATTTTTACAAACAAAAGCTCTTTATTTCAACTTATGATTTATTCGTTTTTTGGCTTGATGTTGTGTCAATATACATATTATGAGACCATAAAACATTCAAATGTAGCCATAGCTACCATACTTCAATACACCGCACCTGCAATGATAATGATTTTAGCGTGTTTATGGTATAAAAAACTTCCAAGTATAAAAGAATTTTTTGCACTAATTTGTGCTAGTATAGGGCTTTTTCTTATCGCAACACATGGAAATTTAGATAAATTAATAATAGATATATATCCTTTTACAATAGGCATGATATCTGCACTTTGTGTTGTTATATATAGTATAAGTCCAATAAATATAAATAAAAAATATGGAACTTTGATAACGCTTTCTTGGGGATTACTCATTAGTGGAATTATATTTTTTGTTGCAAGTAACTCATATAAAGTTTTGCAAATAACTGATATTTACAGCTTTTTGGGAGTTTGTGGGGTTATATTTTTTGGAACTATTTTAGCTTTTTCGTTTTATATGAGAGGAGTTGATATAATAGGTCCAACAAAAGCAAGTATGATAGCTTCTATTGAGCCAATTTCAGCTATGATTTTTTCGTATTTTTGGTTTGGTGTAAAGTTTGTTTTACTAGATTATATTGGCGTATTTTTGATACTTTTATGCACTATCTTGGTTTCAAAAAAATAA
- the gdhA gene encoding NADP-specific glutamate dehydrogenase, whose translation MGSTEYVNRVLKNIKKISPRQPVFYQAATEVLNNLKPLFDRESKYQKHAILERIIMPEKTTIFRTVYINDAGKACVHFGYRVEFNSAIGPYKGGLRFHPTVNLDVLKFLGFEQIFKNSLTGLNIGGAKGGANFDPKGKSDGEIMRFCQSFMNELAKLIGDVKDVPAGDIGVGGREIGYMYGQYKKLTSRFDGALTGKGLSWGGSLARTEATGYGCVYFADEMLKTKKQELKDKKCVVSGAGNVAIYTVEKLYQYGALPLTVSDSTGYVYDKDGIDLDLLKKLKEVDRVSLKEYVKEKKQAKFVPVSDYKAGRNGVWDIPCYAAFPSATQNELNLEDAKTLYNNGCRLVCEGANMPSNLEAIEFFLSKKDFCFGPGKAANAGGVATSALEMAQNASMSSWSFEEVDNKLKNIMKHIFDISYETSKEFNEPGNIVLGANIAGFRKVADAMIDQGYV comes from the coding sequence ATGGGATCTACAGAATATGTTAATAGAGTGTTGAAAAACATTAAAAAAATTTCACCTCGCCAACCAGTATTTTATCAAGCCGCAACTGAGGTTTTAAACAACCTTAAACCACTTTTTGATCGCGAAAGTAAGTATCAAAAACATGCTATTTTAGAGCGTATTATAATGCCTGAAAAAACTACTATTTTTAGAACTGTATATATCAACGATGCTGGAAAAGCCTGTGTTCATTTTGGATATAGAGTTGAGTTTAACTCAGCCATAGGACCATATAAAGGTGGACTTAGATTTCACCCTACTGTAAATTTAGATGTTTTAAAATTTTTAGGATTTGAGCAGATTTTTAAAAACTCACTAACTGGCTTAAATATAGGTGGTGCAAAAGGTGGTGCAAACTTTGATCCTAAAGGCAAAAGCGATGGAGAGATTATGAGATTTTGTCAATCTTTTATGAATGAACTTGCAAAGCTAATAGGTGATGTCAAAGATGTTCCAGCTGGAGATATAGGCGTTGGTGGGCGAGAAATAGGCTATATGTATGGTCAATACAAAAAACTAACAAGCAGATTTGATGGTGCATTAACAGGCAAAGGACTTAGCTGGGGAGGAAGCTTAGCAAGAACAGAAGCTACTGGATATGGCTGTGTATATTTTGCAGATGAAATGCTAAAAACAAAAAAACAAGAGCTAAAAGACAAAAAATGTGTAGTAAGTGGTGCTGGAAATGTCGCTATTTACACAGTTGAAAAACTATATCAATATGGTGCATTACCTCTAACAGTAAGCGATTCTACCGGATATGTATATGATAAAGATGGCATAGATTTAGATTTACTTAAAAAACTAAAAGAAGTTGATAGAGTTAGTTTAAAAGAGTATGTTAAAGAGAAAAAACAAGCGAAATTTGTACCTGTTTCGGATTATAAAGCTGGTAGAAACGGAGTTTGGGATATACCTTGCTATGCTGCGTTTCCAAGCGCAACACAAAATGAGTTAAATTTAGAAGACGCAAAAACTCTTTATAATAACGGATGTCGTTTAGTATGCGAGGGAGCAAATATGCCTAGCAATCTAGAGGCTATAGAGTTTTTCCTAAGCAAAAAAGACTTTTGTTTTGGTCCAGGTAAAGCAGCAAATGCTGGCGGTGTTGCCACAAGTGCTCTTGAAATGGCTCAAAATGCTAGTATGTCAAGCTGGAGCTTTGAAGAAGTTGATAACAAACTAAAAAATATTATGAAACACATATTTGATATCAGTTATGAGACATCAAAAGAGTTTAATGAGCCTGGAAATATAGTTCTTGGAGCAAATATAGCTGGATTTAGAAAAGTTGCAGATGCAATGATTGATCAAGGTTATGTGTAA
- a CDS encoding MqnA/MqnD/SBP family protein, with protein MIFGKIDYLNLLPFHVFLKRSNLQNSFKKSIEFKKDVPSKLNRALYRKKIDSAVISSIESRRKKYKKLDMGIIAKKQVISVLVRKNSNFLLDPASMTSNMLSKVLGLKGEVIIGDNALKAYLKDGKESFYDMGEIWNKRMNLPFVFARFCYTKNGKLYRNLVKKFLSQKIKIPQYILKNYSKSRAISSNDIKWYLNYITYKINKKEKIALKIFLQKARIMNFNPNQNVK; from the coding sequence ATGATTTTTGGAAAAATTGATTATCTAAATTTACTACCTTTTCATGTATTTTTAAAACGCTCAAATCTACAAAATTCCTTTAAAAAAAGCATTGAATTTAAAAAAGATGTTCCAAGTAAACTAAACAGAGCTCTTTATAGAAAAAAGATTGATTCTGCGGTTATTTCAAGCATAGAAAGTAGAAGAAAAAAATATAAAAAACTAGATATGGGAATCATTGCTAAAAAACAAGTTATAAGTGTTTTAGTGCGTAAAAACTCAAACTTTTTGCTAGATCCTGCTTCAATGACATCAAATATGCTAAGCAAAGTTTTAGGTTTAAAGGGCGAAGTTATCATAGGCGATAATGCCCTAAAAGCTTATCTAAAAGATGGAAAAGAAAGCTTTTATGATATGGGCGAAATTTGGAATAAAAGAATGAATTTACCATTTGTATTTGCTAGATTTTGTTATACCAAAAACGGAAAGTTGTATAGAAATTTAGTTAAAAAATTCCTATCACAAAAGATAAAAATCCCTCAATACATACTGAAAAATTACTCTAAAAGCAGAGCGATTTCATCAAATGATATAAAGTGGTATTTAAATTACATAACATATAAAATAAATAAAAAAGAAAAAATAGCCCTAAAGATATTTTTACAAAAAGCAAGAATAATGAATTTCAATCCAAATCAAAATGTAAAATAA
- the thyX gene encoding FAD-dependent thymidylate synthase, with product MNVKLLNFTPLWVCSNAIRTCWQSFDKGDNGGDKDKELIDRVGNKFKHASTLEHLYYNFYIKGISRACLQELARHRMASLSVKSTRYTLKELKNESEFKENDFQNASRYIVLTGNEMVDKASIKALENMRLLLGKNISLDIAKFALPECYKTELSWSVNARSLQNFISLRSSKSALWEIRNLANALFDAIPDEHKFIFEDCIYKEYKKDL from the coding sequence ATGAATGTTAAACTTTTAAATTTTACACCTCTTTGGGTATGTTCAAATGCCATAAGGACTTGTTGGCAAAGTTTTGATAAGGGAGATAATGGCGGCGATAAGGATAAAGAGCTTATAGATAGGGTTGGCAATAAATTTAAGCATGCTTCAACACTTGAACATTTGTATTATAATTTTTATATAAAAGGAATTTCAAGGGCTTGCTTACAAGAGCTTGCACGCCATAGAATGGCAAGTCTTAGTGTAAAATCCACTCGTTATACATTAAAAGAGTTAAAAAATGAGAGTGAATTTAAAGAAAATGACTTCCAAAATGCCAGTAGATATATAGTTTTAACTGGAAATGAGATGGTTGATAAAGCTAGTATAAAAGCTTTAGAAAATATGCGTTTGTTGCTTGGGAAAAACATTAGCTTAGATATAGCTAAATTTGCACTTCCAGAATGCTATAAAACTGAGCTTAGTTGGAGTGTAAATGCTAGAAGTTTGCAAAACTTTATCTCACTTAGAAGTTCAAAATCAGCTCTTTGGGAGATTAGAAATTTAGCAAATGCCTTGTTTGATGCAATTCCTGATGAACATAAGTTTATTTTTGAAGATTGCATTTATAAAGAATATAAAAAAGATTTATAA
- the ilvD gene encoding dihydroxy-acid dehydratase: MRSDEIKKGYIKVPHRSLLRATGLKDDDFNKPFIGVANSFIEIIPGHFFLNKYSQIIKDEIRKNGCVPFEFNTIGVDDGIAMGHDGMLYSLPSREIIANSIETVMNAHKLDAMICIPNCDKIVPGMIMGALRVNVPTIFVSGGPMKAGHDSKGNALDLNSAFEGVGAYETNKISKDELYEIECKSCPSGGSCSGMFTANSMNTLCEAMGIALSGNGTILALTKEREELIRKAAKRICEIATNERFKIRNILNKKSIKNAMVIDMAMGGSSNTILHMLAISREAGCALNIKDINEISKNTQHIAKVAPSLPSVHMEDIHSAGGMNAIMKEISMQNNPFLDLDNLTISGETLQERISDAQILDEKIIHKAENAYSKVGGLAILFGNLAEKGCVIKTAGIIGERKFSGKAVCFNSQDEAINGISSGKIKKGDVVVIRYEGPKGGPGMQEMLSPTSLIVGRGLGADVALITDGRFSGATRGLCIGHVSPEAAEGGTIGLLRDGDIIQIDVDNYSINVNLSVEELQKRKSEWKYEGKEVKSRWLRQYQKLVTNASNGAILEA; encoded by the coding sequence ATGAGAAGTGATGAGATAAAAAAAGGCTATATCAAAGTTCCACACAGAAGTTTGCTAAGGGCAACTGGATTAAAAGATGATGATTTTAACAAGCCGTTTATTGGGGTTGCAAATAGTTTTATAGAGATAATTCCAGGACATTTTTTCTTAAACAAATACTCCCAGATTATAAAAGATGAAATTCGTAAAAATGGTTGTGTGCCTTTTGAGTTTAACACAATTGGCGTTGATGATGGCATAGCTATGGGACATGATGGTATGCTTTACTCGCTTCCAAGTCGTGAAATCATAGCAAATTCCATAGAAACAGTTATGAATGCTCACAAGCTTGATGCAATGATATGTATACCAAACTGCGATAAAATTGTCCCTGGAATGATAATGGGTGCTTTAAGGGTAAATGTGCCAACTATTTTTGTAAGTGGCGGACCAATGAAAGCAGGGCATGATAGTAAAGGCAATGCCCTTGATTTAAACTCAGCTTTTGAAGGTGTTGGTGCTTATGAGACAAATAAAATAAGCAAAGATGAACTTTATGAGATAGAATGCAAATCTTGTCCTAGTGGTGGAAGTTGCAGTGGTATGTTTACGGCAAATTCTATGAATACGCTTTGTGAGGCTATGGGTATAGCTCTTAGTGGCAATGGAACCATACTTGCACTTACTAAAGAGCGTGAAGAGCTTATAAGGAAAGCAGCTAAAAGGATTTGTGAAATCGCAACAAATGAGAGATTTAAAATACGAAATATTTTAAACAAAAAATCTATCAAAAATGCGATGGTTATAGATATGGCGATGGGTGGAAGCTCAAATACCATACTTCATATGCTTGCCATTTCTAGAGAAGCTGGGTGTGCACTTAATATCAAAGATATAAATGAGATTAGTAAAAATACACAACACATTGCCAAAGTCGCACCAAGTTTACCAAGTGTGCATATGGAAGATATCCATAGTGCAGGTGGAATGAACGCTATTATGAAAGAAATTTCTATGCAAAATAATCCTTTTTTAGACCTTGATAATCTAACTATAAGTGGCGAAACATTGCAAGAACGCATAAGTGATGCTCAGATTTTAGATGAAAAAATTATACATAAAGCAGAAAATGCTTACTCTAAAGTTGGAGGACTCGCTATTTTATTTGGAAATTTAGCTGAAAAAGGCTGTGTTATAAAAACAGCAGGAATTATAGGAGAGCGTAAATTTAGCGGAAAAGCTGTTTGTTTTAATTCACAAGATGAAGCAATTAATGGCATTAGTAGCGGTAAAATCAAAAAAGGCGATGTTGTTGTTATACGCTATGAAGGACCAAAAGGCGGACCTGGAATGCAAGAGATGTTAAGTCCAACAAGTCTCATAGTAGGAAGAGGACTTGGTGCTGATGTTGCGCTTATAACAGATGGTAGATTTAGCGGTGCTACGCGTGGACTTTGCATAGGTCATGTTAGTCCAGAAGCTGCTGAGGGCGGAACAATAGGACTTTTAAGAGATGGTGATATAATACAAATTGATGTTGATAACTACTCTATAAATGTAAATTTAAGCGTTGAAGAACTACAAAAACGCAAAAGTGAGTGGAAATATGAGGGTAAAGAAGTTAAAAGCAGATGGTTAAGACAATACCAAAAGTTAGTAACAAATGCTAGTAATGGAGCTATTTTGGAAGCTTAA
- a CDS encoding Na+/H+ antiporter NhaC family protein produces MLLTNPVLISVCLMYILCLFRFNILLAILLSGIVAGIMSGFNLIHTMEILINGMQGNLETALSYILLGAVAAAISGTNLTAILIHKISSILSSKKIIFVLTIAFIACFSQNLIPVHIAFIPVLIPPLLNIMNKLKIDRRAVACALTFGLQAPYVSLGVGFGLLFYNILKKELANNSVIVSIADIQSIMWIGGAAMFCGLICAVLFYRKSRQYVNLEKSMDENFTLHMGKKEWVVLIGAAVTFGIQIYTSSIPLGGLLGLLFMIVFGGIDYNKVQEVMDNGMSMMAYIAFIMLVAAGFGAVLRESGGINELISVASALSGGKFGGALLMLLIGLLVTMGIGTSFGTIPIIAAIYVPLCINLGFSVSATILLIGIAAAIGDAGSPASDSTLGPTSGLNADGQHDHIYDTCVPTFIFFNIPMIIFALIFSMII; encoded by the coding sequence ATGCTTTTAACAAATCCTGTTTTGATAAGTGTTTGTCTTATGTATATCTTGTGTCTATTTAGATTTAATATACTTTTAGCAATTTTGCTCTCTGGTATAGTAGCTGGTATTATGAGTGGATTTAATCTTATACATACTATGGAAATTTTGATAAATGGCATGCAAGGAAATTTAGAAACTGCACTTAGTTATATACTTCTTGGTGCAGTTGCTGCAGCAATTTCAGGCACAAATTTGACAGCAATTTTAATCCACAAAATTAGCTCTATTTTAAGTAGCAAAAAAATTATATTTGTTTTAACCATAGCTTTCATAGCTTGTTTTTCGCAAAATCTAATACCTGTGCATATTGCATTTATTCCTGTATTGATACCGCCATTACTAAACATTATGAATAAACTAAAAATAGATAGAAGAGCTGTTGCTTGTGCTTTAACCTTTGGTCTTCAAGCACCATATGTAAGCCTTGGGGTTGGTTTTGGACTTTTATTTTATAATATATTAAAAAAAGAACTTGCAAATAACTCTGTAATAGTAAGCATAGCAGATATACAAAGCATTATGTGGATAGGTGGAGCTGCAATGTTTTGCGGATTAATATGTGCGGTTTTATTTTATAGAAAATCAAGACAATATGTAAATTTAGAAAAATCCATGGATGAAAATTTCACCTTACATATGGGCAAAAAAGAGTGGGTTGTTTTAATAGGAGCAGCTGTAACTTTCGGTATTCAAATTTATACAAGTTCTATACCACTTGGCGGACTTCTTGGACTTTTATTTATGATAGTTTTTGGCGGAATTGACTACAATAAAGTTCAAGAAGTTATGGATAATGGTATGTCTATGATGGCTTATATAGCTTTTATAATGCTAGTTGCTGCTGGATTTGGTGCAGTACTTAGAGAAAGTGGCGGCATAAATGAACTTATAAGCGTAGCAAGTGCTTTATCTGGCGGTAAATTTGGTGGGGCTTTGCTTATGCTTCTTATTGGACTTCTTGTTACAATGGGTATTGGCACAAGCTTTGGAACAATCCCTATAATAGCGGCAATTTATGTGCCTTTATGCATAAATTTAGGCTTTAGCGTAAGTGCAACAATACTTCTTATAGGCATTGCTGCTGCTATTGGTGATGCTGGAAGTCCTGCTAGTGATAGCACACTTGGACCAACATCTGGACTAAACGCGGACGGGCAACACGATCACATATATGATACATGTGTTCCTACATTTATATTTTTTAATATACCAATGATAATTTTTGCTCTTATTTTTTCTATGATTATATAA
- the recA gene encoding recombinase RecA, with the protein MDENKKKTLDMALKQIDKAFGKGTIIRLGDKQVEPIDSISTGSIGLDIALGIGGIPKGRIIEIYGPESSGKTTLALHIIAEAQKNGGICAFVDAEHALDVKYAHNLGVDTDNLFVSQPDFGEQALDIVETLSRSGAVDLIVVDSVAALTPKTEIDGDMGDAHVGLQARLMSQALRKLTGVVHKMNTTIIFINQIRMKIGGMNYGNPETTTGGNALKFYASVRLDVRKIATLKQNDQPIGNRTKIKVVKNKVAPPFKTAEFDVMYGEGISKEGEIIDYGVKLDIIDKSGAWFSYKDTKLGQGRENSKAYLKEHPEVASEIIDKLKNSIGGLLSGYDEDEKNIDGDE; encoded by the coding sequence ATGGATGAAAACAAGAAAAAAACTCTTGATATGGCGCTAAAACAGATTGATAAAGCCTTTGGCAAAGGCACTATTATCAGACTTGGCGATAAACAAGTAGAGCCGATTGATTCTATTTCTACTGGATCTATTGGTCTTGATATAGCTCTTGGAATTGGCGGAATTCCAAAGGGTAGAATTATAGAAATTTATGGACCAGAAAGTTCTGGTAAAACTACACTTGCCTTACATATAATAGCAGAAGCTCAAAAAAATGGTGGAATTTGCGCTTTTGTAGATGCAGAGCATGCACTTGATGTAAAATATGCTCATAATCTTGGCGTAGATACAGATAATCTTTTTGTATCTCAGCCAGATTTTGGCGAGCAAGCTCTTGATATAGTCGAAACTCTTTCAAGAAGTGGTGCAGTTGATCTTATAGTTGTTGACTCAGTAGCTGCACTTACTCCAAAAACAGAGATAGACGGTGATATGGGAGACGCCCATGTTGGTTTGCAAGCAAGGCTTATGTCGCAAGCTTTAAGAAAATTAACAGGTGTCGTTCATAAAATGAATACAACTATCATATTTATAAACCAAATTCGTATGAAAATTGGTGGTATGAATTATGGTAATCCTGAGACCACAACTGGAGGAAATGCACTTAAATTTTATGCATCAGTTCGTCTTGATGTCAGAAAAATTGCAACTTTAAAGCAAAATGATCAGCCAATAGGCAATAGAACTAAGATTAAAGTTGTTAAAAATAAGGTTGCACCTCCTTTTAAAACTGCTGAATTTGATGTAATGTATGGGGAAGGGATTAGCAAAGAAGGCGAGATAATAGACTATGGTGTAAAGCTTGATATTATCGATAAAAGCGGTGCGTGGTTTAGTTATAAAGATACAAAGCTAGGTCAAGGTAGAGAAAATTCAAAAGCTTACTTAAAAGAACATCCAGAAGTAGCCTCAGAGATAATTGATAAGTTAAAAAATTCTATTGGTGGCTTGTTATCTGGTTATGATGAAGATGAAAAAAATATTGATGGAGATGAATAA